Proteins encoded in a region of the Phaenicophaeus curvirostris isolate KB17595 chromosome 1, BPBGC_Pcur_1.0, whole genome shotgun sequence genome:
- the VPS26C gene encoding vacuolar protein sorting-associated protein 26C isoform X1 has translation MGTALDVKIKRANKVYRCGEVLSGVVVITSKDTVQHQGISLTMEGSVNLQLSAKSVGVFEAFYNSVKPIQIINSTIEMVKPGKLPSGKTEIPFEFPLHVKGNKVLYETYHGVFVNIQYTLRCDMRRSLLAKDLTKTCEFIVHSPSQKGKVMPSPVDFTITPETLQNVKERASLPKFLIRGHLSSTNCIITQPLTGELVVESAEAVVKSIELQLVRVETCGCAEGYARDATEIQNIQIADGDVCRGLPIPIYMVFPRLFTCPTLETTNFKVEFEVNIVVLLHDDHLITENFPLKLCRM, from the exons ATGGGCACCGCGCTGGACGTCAAGATCAAGCGGGCCAACAAAGTGTATCGCTGCGGG GAAGTTCTTTCCGGAGTTGTGGTCATAACAAGTAAGGATACAGTCCAGCATCAAGGTATCTCGTTAACAATGGAAGGATCAGTAAATCTACAGCTTAGTGCCAAAAGTGTGGGTGTGTTTGAAGCTTTCTATAACTCTGTCAAG CCTATTCAAATTATTAACAGCACTATTGAAATGGTAAAACCAGGGAAACTTCCCAGTGGCAAAACAGAAATTCCATTTGAATTTCCATTGCATGTGAAGGGGAACAAAGTTCTGTATGAGACCTATCACGGTGTGTTCGTTAATATTCAG TATACCCTGCGTTGTGATATGCGACGTTCTCTGCTGGCAAAAGACCTAACTAAGACTTGTGAATTCATTGTCCACTCACCG TCgcagaaaggaaaagtgatGCCGAGTCCAGTAGACTTCACAATTACTCCTGAAACTTTGCAAAATGTTAAAGAG AGAGCTTCACTTCCAAAATTTCTCATCAGAGGGCACCTCAGTTCTACAAACTGTATCATTACACAGCCGCTCACAGGGGAGCTGGTAGTGGAGAGCGCAGAGGCTGTAGTCAAAAGTATCGAGCTTCAGTTAGTACGTGTGGAAACCTGTG GATGTGCCGAAGGTTATGCCAGAGATGCTACAGAGATACAGAATATTCAGATTGCTGATGGGGATGTCTGCAGGGGCCTACCGATCCCTATATACATGGTGTTTCCCAGGTTGTTCACCTGCCCTACCCTGGAAACAACAAACTTCAAAGTTG agtttGAAGTTAACATTGTTGTCCTTCTGCACGATGATCATCTCATCACAGAGAACTTCCCCCTGAAGCTCTGCAGGATGTAA
- the VPS26C gene encoding vacuolar protein sorting-associated protein 26C isoform X2, translated as MEGSVNLQLSAKSVGVFEAFYNSVKPIQIINSTIEMVKPGKLPSGKTEIPFEFPLHVKGNKVLYETYHGVFVNIQYTLRCDMRRSLLAKDLTKTCEFIVHSPSQKGKVMPSPVDFTITPETLQNVKERASLPKFLIRGHLSSTNCIITQPLTGELVVESAEAVVKSIELQLVRVETCGCAEGYARDATEIQNIQIADGDVCRGLPIPIYMVFPRLFTCPTLETTNFKVEFEVNIVVLLHDDHLITENFPLKLCRM; from the exons ATGGAAGGATCAGTAAATCTACAGCTTAGTGCCAAAAGTGTGGGTGTGTTTGAAGCTTTCTATAACTCTGTCAAG CCTATTCAAATTATTAACAGCACTATTGAAATGGTAAAACCAGGGAAACTTCCCAGTGGCAAAACAGAAATTCCATTTGAATTTCCATTGCATGTGAAGGGGAACAAAGTTCTGTATGAGACCTATCACGGTGTGTTCGTTAATATTCAG TATACCCTGCGTTGTGATATGCGACGTTCTCTGCTGGCAAAAGACCTAACTAAGACTTGTGAATTCATTGTCCACTCACCG TCgcagaaaggaaaagtgatGCCGAGTCCAGTAGACTTCACAATTACTCCTGAAACTTTGCAAAATGTTAAAGAG AGAGCTTCACTTCCAAAATTTCTCATCAGAGGGCACCTCAGTTCTACAAACTGTATCATTACACAGCCGCTCACAGGGGAGCTGGTAGTGGAGAGCGCAGAGGCTGTAGTCAAAAGTATCGAGCTTCAGTTAGTACGTGTGGAAACCTGTG GATGTGCCGAAGGTTATGCCAGAGATGCTACAGAGATACAGAATATTCAGATTGCTGATGGGGATGTCTGCAGGGGCCTACCGATCCCTATATACATGGTGTTTCCCAGGTTGTTCACCTGCCCTACCCTGGAAACAACAAACTTCAAAGTTG agtttGAAGTTAACATTGTTGTCCTTCTGCACGATGATCATCTCATCACAGAGAACTTCCCCCTGAAGCTCTGCAGGATGTAA